The Brassica napus cultivar Da-Ae chromosome C7, Da-Ae, whole genome shotgun sequence genome has a segment encoding these proteins:
- the LOC106398102 gene encoding probable aquaporin PIP1-5 isoform X2 produces the protein MEGKEEDVNVGANKFPERQPIGTAAQTEGKDYKEPPPAPFFEPGELKSWSFYRAGIAEFIAAFLFLYVTVLTVLGVKRAPNMCASVGIQGIAWAFGGMIFALVYCTAGISGGHINPAVTFGLFLARKLSLTRTVFYIVMQCLGAICGAGVVKGFQPGPYHANGGGANLVAHGYTKGSGLGAEIIGTFVLVYTVFSATDAKRSARDSHVPILAPLPIGFAVFLVHLATIPITGTGINPARSLGAAIIYNKDHAWGDHVMDLLGRTIHWCCSCCSVPSDSHQSHSFQVQDISLPTYYLIIIKLKYVSIFYFTCIPLSDLIYMSLVCYYLILPLEFDLVTL, from the exons aTGGAGGGAAAAGAAGAAGACGTGAATGTGGGAGCAAACAAGTTCCCGGAGAGGCAGCCAATCGGTACGGCGGCGCAGACGGAGGGAAAAGACTACAAGGAACCACCTCCGGCTCCGTTCTTCGAACCAGGCGAGCTCAAGTCGTGGTCCTTCTACAGAGCCGGCATAGCAGAGTTCATAGCCGCTTTCCTTTTCCTCTACGTCACCGTTTTAACAGTCTTGGGGGTCAAGAGAGCTCCCAACATGTGTGCCTCCGTGGGTATCCAAGGCATCGCTTGGGCGTTCGGCGGCATGATCTTCGCACTTGTCTACTGTACTGCCGGAATCTCGGGAGGACACATTAACCCGGCGGTGACATTCGGTTTGTTCTTGGCGAGGAAGCTTTCTTTGACAAGAACTGTCTTCTACATAGTAATGCAATGCCTTGGAGCTATCTGTGGTGCTGGTGTGGTCAAGGGTTTTCAGCCAGGGCCGTATCACGCTAATGGAGGTGGAGCCAACTTGGTGGCTCATGGATACACAAAGGGTTCAGGTCTTGGTGCAGAGATTATTGGCACTTTTGTTCTTGTCTACACTGTCTTCTCTGCTACTGATGCTAAGAGAAGTGCTAGAGACTCTCATGTCCCT ATCTTGGCTCCGCTTCCAATTGGGTTTGCTGTCTTCTTGGTGCACTTGGCCACTATTCCAATCACGGGAACTGGAATTAACCCGGCCAGGAGTCTTGGAGCTGCCATCATCTACAATAAGGATCATGCTTGGGGCGACCATGTAA TGGATCTTCTGGGTCGGACCATTCATTGGTGCTGCTCTTGCTGCTCTGTACCATCAGATAGTCATCAGAGCCATTCCTTTCAAGTCCAAGACATAAGTCTTCCCACATATTATTTGATCATCATCAAGCTAAAAtatgtatcaatattttattttacgtGCATTCCTCTTAGTGATCTCATATATATGTCTCTTGTGTGCTACTACCTTATTCTGCCACTGGAGTTCGATCTTGTAACATTGTAA
- the LOC106398102 gene encoding probable aquaporin PIP1-5 isoform X1, translated as MEGKEEDVNVGANKFPERQPIGTAAQTEGKDYKEPPPAPFFEPGELKSWSFYRAGIAEFIAAFLFLYVTVLTVLGVKRAPNMCASVGIQGIAWAFGGMIFALVYCTAGISGGHINPAVTFGLFLARKLSLTRTVFYIVMQCLGAICGAGVVKGFQPGPYHANGGGANLVAHGYTKGSGLGAEIIGTFVLVYTVFSATDAKRSARDSHVPILAPLPIGFAVFLVHLATIPITGTGINPARSLGAAIIYNKDHAWGDHWIFWVGPFIGAALAALYHQIVIRAIPFKSKT; from the exons aTGGAGGGAAAAGAAGAAGACGTGAATGTGGGAGCAAACAAGTTCCCGGAGAGGCAGCCAATCGGTACGGCGGCGCAGACGGAGGGAAAAGACTACAAGGAACCACCTCCGGCTCCGTTCTTCGAACCAGGCGAGCTCAAGTCGTGGTCCTTCTACAGAGCCGGCATAGCAGAGTTCATAGCCGCTTTCCTTTTCCTCTACGTCACCGTTTTAACAGTCTTGGGGGTCAAGAGAGCTCCCAACATGTGTGCCTCCGTGGGTATCCAAGGCATCGCTTGGGCGTTCGGCGGCATGATCTTCGCACTTGTCTACTGTACTGCCGGAATCTCGGGAGGACACATTAACCCGGCGGTGACATTCGGTTTGTTCTTGGCGAGGAAGCTTTCTTTGACAAGAACTGTCTTCTACATAGTAATGCAATGCCTTGGAGCTATCTGTGGTGCTGGTGTGGTCAAGGGTTTTCAGCCAGGGCCGTATCACGCTAATGGAGGTGGAGCCAACTTGGTGGCTCATGGATACACAAAGGGTTCAGGTCTTGGTGCAGAGATTATTGGCACTTTTGTTCTTGTCTACACTGTCTTCTCTGCTACTGATGCTAAGAGAAGTGCTAGAGACTCTCATGTCCCT ATCTTGGCTCCGCTTCCAATTGGGTTTGCTGTCTTCTTGGTGCACTTGGCCACTATTCCAATCACGGGAACTGGAATTAACCCGGCCAGGAGTCTTGGAGCTGCCATCATCTACAATAAGGATCATGCTTGGGGCGACCAT TGGATCTTCTGGGTCGGACCATTCATTGGTGCTGCTCTTGCTGCTCTGTACCATCAGATAGTCATCAGAGCCATTCCTTTCAAGTCCAAGACATAA
- the LOC106398116 gene encoding tetraspanin-5 has translation MNKMSNTVIGFLNILTLISSIVIIGSALWMGRSKTTCEHFLQKPLLVLGLAIMVLSLAGLIGACCDVAWVLWVYLFFMVFIIVALMGLTLFGFIVTNHGGGVGVTGRVYKEFKLEEYHPWLKTRVMDANYWLTIKTCLLGSLTCSKLSFWTPIDYLQKDLTPLQSGCCKPPTSCVYNTETPIQQESDCYRWNNAATVLCYDCDSCRAGVLETVRRDWHKLFIVNVVIVLFLIAICCVGCCAFKNAKRPQHYGFPYGRYGMSKSRPGWDQSWARWWRGGDRY, from the exons atgaacaaaatgagcAATACAGTGATAGGATTCTTGAACATCCTAACACTAATCTCCTCCATAGTTATAATAGGATCAGCTCTGTGGATGGGTAGGAGCAAGACAACATGCGAGCATTTCCTTCAGAAGCCACTTCTGGTTTTAGGACTAGCCATCATGGTCTTGTCACTAGCTGGTCTGATAGGAGCATGCTGTGACGTGGCTTGGGTCTTGTGGGTGTACCTCTTCTTCATGGTCTTCATCATAGTTGCGCTCATGGGTTTGACTCTTTTTGGGTTTATTGTAACTAACCATGGTGGTGGTGTGGGTGTGACTGGTAGAGTTTATAAAGAGTTTAAACTTGAAGAGTATCATCCATGGCTTAAGACAAGGGTTATGGATGCTAATTATTGGTTGACTATAAAGACTTGTCTCTTGGGCTCACTCACTTGTTCTAAGCTCTCTTTTTGGACTCCTATTGATTATCTCCAAAAGGACTTGACTCCTCTTCAG TCTGGCTGCTGCAAACCACCGACATCGTGCGTGTACAACACGGAGACGCCGATACAGCAAGAATCGGATTGTTACCGGTGGAACAACGCTGCGACGGTGCTCTGCTACGACTGTGACTCGTGTAGAGCTGGCGTTTTAGAGACGGTGCGGCGCGATTGGCATAAACTATTTATTGTTAACGTCGTCATCGTTCTCTTCCTCATCGCTATTTGCTGCGTTGGTTGCTGCGCGTTTAAAAACGCCAAACGCCCTCAACATTACGGTTTTCCTTACGGACGTTACGGCATGTCCAAGTCTCGACCCGGATGGGATCAGTCTTG GGCGAGGTGGTGGCGCGGTGGAGATCGGTATTAG